In the Phaseolus vulgaris cultivar G19833 chromosome 7, P. vulgaris v2.0, whole genome shotgun sequence genome, one interval contains:
- the LOC137828690 gene encoding probable U6 snRNA-associated Sm-like protein LSm4 produces MLPLSLLKTAQGHPMLVELKNGETYNGHLVNCDTWMNIHLREVICTSKDGDRFWRMPECYIRGNTIKYLRVPDEVIDKVQEETKSRTDRKPPGVGRGRGRGREDIPGGRQPKGIGRGLDEGGPKGQGGGRGRGGPGGKPGGNRGAGRGRG; encoded by the exons ATG TTGCCCCTTTCCCTTCTCAAGACTGCTCAAGGCCACCCAATG TTGGTGGAACTGAAAAATGGTGAGACTTATAACGGCCATCTGGTTAATTGCGATACATGGATGAACATCCATCTCAGAGAAGTCATCTGCACATCTAAA GATGGAGATAGATTTTGGCGTATGCCCGAGTGCTACATTCGTGGTAATACCATTAAGTACCTTCGGGTTCCTGATGAG GTTATTGACAAAGTCCAGGAAGAAACAAAGAGCCGTACTG ATCGCAAACCCCCTGGTGTGGGACGTGGGAGGGGAAGAGGTAGGGAGGATATCCCCGGAGGACGTCAACCAAAAGGAATTGGGCGTGGCCTTGATGAAGGTGGACCAAAAGGACAAGGAGGAGGTCGAGGCAGGGGTGGTCCGGGTGGAAAGCCAGGTGGAAACAGAG GTGCAGGGCGAGGTAGAGGTTAA